CCGGCCATAATAACCACTCTTTTCTTTTCCAAATGGCGGACAGCCCGTCTCCTGATATAGGGTTCAGCTAATTCCTTCATCTCTATAGCAGTTTGAATTCTGGTGGCAACACTTACTTTTTCCAATGCATCTTGAAGCGCCATGCCGTTTATAACCGTGGCCAACATACCCATATAGTCAGCCGTCGAACGGTCAATACCGCGGCTGGCTGCCGACACTCCTCTAAAGATATTACCGCCACCGATAACTATAACTATCTCTAAACCCAATCTATTGATTTCTTTTATCTGCTCTGCGATAGATTGAGTCATCTTCGGGCTAATGCCGTACGGCCGGCTGCCCTGTAGCGCCTCTCCGCTCAGTTTAAGAACTATTCTTTTGTAAAGGGACCTTTTTTTCTTCATCCCTGTTTATACCTCTTCTCCCAGTTGAAACCTTGTAAACCTTTTTATAGCTATATTCTCCCCTATCTTAGCTACTACAGAGGTAATATAATCCTTAACAGTTGTTTTAGGGTCCTTGATAAAGGGCTGATCCAATAAACAGACCTTTTGATAATATTCTTCTTTTTTATCCGGTTTAATTTTGTCTTTTAACAGCACTTCGGGAGAAATATTTTCCCTTTTAACATATAAAGGAGCAGAGGCCACTATCTGCAAGGCTATATTTCTAGCAAATTCTTTAAACTGGGTATTTCTAGCCACAAAGTCTGTCTCACAGTTAACTTCAACCAGCGCACCTATCTTATCGTTTAAATGAACGTAGGAGACTATCAAGCCCTGGGTGGTTGTCCTGGTTAACTTTTTAAAAGCCATGTCTATGCCTTTCTGCCGGAGCAAATCCATTGCTTTCTCCGAATCTCCTTCAGCCTCTTTCAGGGCATGCTTACAGTCCATAATGCCCGCCCCTGTTTTAGC
The DNA window shown above is from Candidatus Omnitrophota bacterium and carries:
- the pyrH gene encoding UMP kinase, with translation MKKKRSLYKRIVLKLSGEALQGSRPYGISPKMTQSIAEQIKEINRLGLEIVIVIGGGNIFRGVSAASRGIDRSTADYMGMLATVINGMALQDALEKVSVATRIQTAIEMKELAEPYIRRRAVRHLEKKRVVIMAGGTGNPYFTTDTTAALRAIELNAEIILKATKVDGVYTCDPHRNKRARKFDKLTYMEVLKRGLKIMDATAISLCMDNNLPIIVFNLTQKGNIKNIILGQKIGTVVN
- the tsf gene encoding translation elongation factor Ts, giving the protein MRKERNNNMGISKEVVKELRAKTGAGIMDCKHALKEAEGDSEKAMDLLRQKGIDMAFKKLTRTTTQGLIVSYVHLNDKIGALVEVNCETDFVARNTQFKEFARNIALQIVASAPLYVKRENISPEVLLKDKIKPDKKEEYYQKVCLLDQPFIKDPKTTVKDYITSVVAKIGENIAIKRFTRFQLGEEV